The following are encoded together in the Adhaeribacter arboris genome:
- the gmk gene encoding guanylate kinase encodes MQGKIIIFSAPSGAGKTTIVKHLLQVNPHLGFSISACTRDKRGRKEVHGKDYYFITPEEFRQKIENNEFVEWEEVYEGAFYGTLKSEIERIWSNGKHAILDVDVKGGLHIKEFYQDRALAVFVKPPSIEALAQRLVARATDSASSISSRVFKAKFELSFENKFDKVIVNDNLEDAFRKAEKLVNEFIEVEDSVL; translated from the coding sequence ATGCAAGGTAAGATTATTATTTTTTCGGCTCCCTCCGGTGCTGGTAAAACCACTATTGTAAAACATCTTCTACAAGTAAATCCGCATTTAGGCTTTTCTATTTCCGCTTGCACGCGCGACAAACGGGGCCGTAAAGAAGTACACGGTAAGGATTATTATTTTATTACCCCCGAAGAATTCCGGCAGAAAATTGAAAACAATGAATTTGTGGAATGGGAAGAAGTTTACGAAGGCGCTTTTTACGGTACTTTAAAATCTGAAATTGAGCGTATCTGGAGTAACGGGAAACACGCTATTTTGGACGTAGATGTAAAAGGCGGGTTGCATATCAAAGAATTTTACCAGGACCGCGCATTAGCGGTTTTTGTGAAACCTCCTTCTATCGAAGCATTAGCGCAACGATTGGTTGCCCGGGCTACCGACTCGGCCTCCAGTATATCCAGTCGGGTATTTAAAGCTAAGTTTGAACTAAGTTTCGAAAACAAGTTTGATAAGGTTATTGTAAACGATAACTTGGAAGATGCCTTCCGGAAAGCGGAAAAATTAGTAAACGAATTTATTGAAGTGGAAGACAGTGTACTATGA